One Primulina huaijiensis isolate GDHJ02 chromosome 8, ASM1229523v2, whole genome shotgun sequence genomic region harbors:
- the LOC140983414 gene encoding BAG family molecular chaperone regulator 3-like, which produces MMPMRTKNDALPPLIDGGAGGGGRDGGVKKDWELRPSGMLVQKRTDGEQNRVPPPTIRIRVKFGTIYHEVHISSRASFGELKKMLSGPTGLHHRDQKLFYKDKERDSNAFLDLVGVKDKSKIVLQEDPISQEKRYLEISKNAKLEKAAKLVSDISLEVDRLGGQVSAMETVVSKGWEVTENDVTKLVDSLMHQLVKLDGIFTADGDVKLQRKMQVRRVQKFVETLDSLKIKTTTLQQQPTTNQQNQQQRNLNRHISSPIQPYRDSNGSITSLTELQLARHSPKHQQLHQPSSHSGSGAAAIVITTQWETFDSTPTPSAPPSLGVDAIRPMERGFTWDLL; this is translated from the exons TGCCACCACTCATTGATGGTGGTGCCGGGGGCGGAGGCCGTGATGGAGGAGTTAAGAAGGATTGGGAGCTTCGGCCCAGCGGTATGCTGGTCCAAAAGCGCACCGACGGAGAACAAAACCGCGTTCCACCCCCAACTATTCGAATTCGAGTAAAATTCGGGACGATTTACCATGAGGTTCACATCAGCTCCCGAGCCAGTTTTG GGGAGTTGAAGAAAATGTTATCGGGGCCAACAGGTTTGCACCACCGGGATCAGAAGCTGTTTTACAAAGATAAAGAAAGGGATTCCAATGCATTTCTTGATCTTGTAGGAGTGAAGGACAAATCTAAAATCGTGCTTCAGGAGGATCCGATTAGCCAAGAAAAACGTTATTTAGAAATATCGAAGAATGCTAAACTCGAAAAGGCTGCAAAATTAGTCTCAGATATAAGCTTGGAGGTTGACAGACTTGGTGGACAG GTATCGGCGATGGAAACTGTAGTTTCTAAAGGTTGGGAAGTGACTGAAAATGATGTAACAAAATTGGTTGATTCATTGATGCATCAGTTGGTTAAATTGGATGGCATCTTTACCGCTGATGGTGATGTCAAGTTACAGAGAAAAATGCAG GTGAGAAGGGTGCAAAAGTTTGTCGAAACTCTTGATTCGTTAAAGATCAAAACCACGACGTTGCAGCAGCAGCCAACAACCAATCAACAAAATCAGCAGCAAAGGAACCTTAACAGGCACATATCATCGCCGATTCAGCCTTACCGGGATTCAAATGGGAGCATAACATCCCTGACTGAACTGCAACTAGCTAGGCATTCACCAAAGCATCAGCAGCTGCATCAACCATCAAGCCACTCGGGTTCAGGGGCGGCAGCCATTGTAATTACCACACAGTGGGAAACATTCGATTCTACACCGACGCCAAGTGCTCCGCCTTCCTTAGGGGTCGACGCCATTCGTCCCATGGAGCGTGGTTTTACTTGGGATTTGCTCTGA